A window of the Thalassospira indica genome harbors these coding sequences:
- a CDS encoding calcium-binding protein yields MARIIGTPEDDVIRNAWTSDTVYGLEGDDTIYVGSGDTIEGGAGADTFISIHNENYTLSYALSDDPVHIEFYNNFNDDRETREIELIARGGDAEGDTLEFYREDRYYQQEFDITGSDNDDHIQGELYSVDGGGGADTIVFDYRDIKPFYSYEPTVTYVRSPEAVIFDQDSMSGTGGDATGDQISILDETTETPDLNIRGSNHDDVLIGGDVRGGILKGAGGDDFLVGGARSNDLWGEWGNDTLLGHGGDDSLNGGSGADFINGGAGQDEVTFIHSDEGVEVELTDGGAIASGGHAEGDVITDVENIFGSRHSDVLIGNSGDNVIDGFYGFDSIYGGEGNDTLSGTYVYGEAGDDILSGQQHGMGGRDTLVGGDGDDTLNGNDGGDQLFGGDGSDTLTVFNVYYDDFFEPDPTYARGGNGDDIIKGHVADDRLYGDAGRDHINGGMGGDHIYGGDGHDVLDGGGGLDNWIEGGDGNDLMRGDTFVYQVFEGGAERDRIVDFNTGADNYSDDYTDHLYFGTTFQEKSGIESFEDFLDHARENETGVYVDFANGRHYEYGVQIDDVTLDELSANNVIFAGEEEEQLAFEDL; encoded by the coding sequence ATGGCACGCATCATCGGTACACCTGAAGACGACGTGATCCGCAACGCATGGACCAGTGACACAGTTTATGGTCTTGAAGGCGATGACACCATCTATGTCGGCAGTGGAGATACGATTGAAGGTGGTGCCGGTGCGGACACCTTCATTTCGATCCATAACGAGAATTACACGCTTTCCTATGCGTTATCCGACGACCCAGTCCATATCGAGTTCTATAACAACTTTAATGATGATCGCGAAACACGCGAAATAGAGCTCATTGCGCGGGGTGGTGATGCAGAGGGGGATACGCTCGAGTTTTACCGGGAAGATCGTTACTATCAGCAGGAGTTCGATATCACGGGCTCAGATAATGACGATCACATTCAAGGTGAACTCTATTCCGTCGATGGCGGGGGTGGAGCGGATACAATCGTCTTCGATTACCGCGATATCAAACCGTTCTATTCCTATGAGCCGACCGTTACTTATGTCCGGTCACCGGAAGCTGTGATTTTTGATCAGGACAGTATGAGCGGTACTGGCGGTGATGCGACCGGCGATCAAATTTCCATTCTCGATGAAACCACCGAAACGCCTGACCTGAATATTCGCGGATCGAACCATGATGATGTTCTGATCGGCGGCGACGTGCGAGGCGGGATCCTGAAAGGCGCGGGCGGTGATGACTTTCTTGTCGGTGGCGCACGCTCCAACGACCTTTGGGGCGAGTGGGGCAATGATACGCTGCTTGGCCACGGTGGCGACGACAGTCTGAACGGTGGATCCGGTGCCGATTTCATAAATGGTGGCGCCGGGCAGGATGAAGTCACCTTCATTCATTCCGATGAAGGTGTAGAGGTTGAGCTGACCGACGGGGGCGCCATAGCAAGTGGCGGACATGCCGAGGGCGACGTCATTACTGATGTTGAAAACATATTCGGGTCCCGACATTCGGACGTGCTGATCGGAAATAGCGGCGACAACGTTATTGACGGGTTTTACGGCTTTGACTCGATCTATGGCGGTGAGGGGAATGACACCCTTTCAGGCACATATGTCTATGGCGAGGCAGGCGATGACATTTTGTCGGGGCAGCAGCACGGTATGGGCGGCCGGGACACCCTTGTTGGTGGCGACGGCGACGATACGCTGAATGGGAATGACGGTGGAGACCAGCTTTTTGGCGGTGATGGAAGTGATACGCTGACGGTCTTCAACGTTTATTACGATGATTTCTTTGAGCCCGATCCGACATATGCGCGTGGCGGGAACGGCGATGACATCATCAAGGGCCACGTGGCGGATGACCGTTTATACGGTGACGCGGGCCGTGACCACATCAATGGCGGCATGGGGGGCGACCATATTTATGGCGGTGACGGCCATGATGTGCTTGATGGCGGCGGCGGTTTGGATAATTGGATCGAAGGCGGCGATGGCAACGACCTGATGCGCGGTGACACCTTTGTTTATCAGGTGTTTGAAGGTGGTGCCGAACGTGACCGGATCGTCGATTTCAATACCGGGGCGGACAATTACAGTGATGACTATACCGATCATCTGTATTTCGGAACGACGTTTCAGGAAAAAAGCGGGATTGAGAGCTTCGAAGATTTTCTGGATCACGCGAGAGAAAATGAAACCGGCGTCTATGTCGATTTTGCAAATGGCCGACATTACGAATATGGCGTCCAGATCGACGATGTCACACTGGATGAATTAAGCGCCAATAACGTCATTTTTGCAGGCGAAGAAGAAGAGCAACTGGCATTCGAGGATCTTTAG
- a CDS encoding glycine cleavage system protein R yields MNANTRITISCDDRVGLISDITGRLFDIGTNLGPTSFSLEGDVAKFETTCELPDECPISECEAVLRGLSLGNADITVEAIAAAPEMTTAPGATHLIECSGIDQPGLIARLSEIFIEYNANIVRLAASATDEKDARIYTLRFAVAIPPERAANCLATLANTAGSMRLVFKFDEL; encoded by the coding sequence ATGAATGCCAACACCCGGATCACCATTTCCTGCGATGACCGCGTCGGTTTGATTTCCGATATCACCGGACGACTGTTTGATATCGGCACAAACCTTGGCCCAACATCCTTTTCGCTCGAAGGCGATGTCGCGAAGTTTGAAACCACTTGCGAACTTCCCGACGAATGCCCGATATCCGAATGCGAAGCCGTCTTACGCGGACTGTCCCTTGGCAATGCCGACATAACGGTCGAAGCGATTGCCGCCGCCCCGGAAATGACCACGGCACCGGGTGCGACCCATCTGATCGAATGTTCGGGGATTGATCAGCCGGGCCTGATCGCGCGCCTGTCGGAAATCTTTATCGAATATAATGCCAACATCGTCCGTCTGGCGGCATCGGCAACCGATGAAAAGGACGCACGGATTTACACCCTACGCTTTGCCGTCGCCATTCCGCCGGAACGCGCCGCCAATTGCCTGGCAACCCTCGCTAACACGGCAGGCTCGATGCGGCTTGTCTTCAAGTTTGACGAGCTTTAG
- a CDS encoding fasciclin domain-containing protein, with translation MSAIKSSLIAVATAASLTFGAMSAKAADIVDTAVAAGSFNTLVAAVQAAGLVDTLKGEGPFTVFAPTDEAFAKLPAGTVEDLLKPENKDKLVSILTYHVVPGKVMSGDIAGKEMMVASVQGDSIDVNAMNGVMVDEATVVNADIEADNGVIHVIDTVIMPGM, from the coding sequence ATGTCTGCGATCAAATCGTCTCTCATTGCCGTTGCGACCGCTGCCAGCCTGACCTTTGGTGCGATGTCTGCCAAAGCAGCTGACATCGTTGATACCGCCGTTGCCGCCGGTTCGTTCAATACGCTTGTAGCGGCCGTGCAGGCCGCAGGACTTGTCGATACGCTTAAAGGCGAAGGTCCGTTTACGGTCTTTGCGCCGACCGACGAAGCCTTTGCCAAGCTGCCGGCAGGCACCGTTGAAGACCTTCTTAAGCCGGAAAACAAGGACAAGCTTGTTTCCATCCTGACCTATCATGTGGTGCCGGGCAAAGTGATGTCGGGCGATATTGCAGGCAAGGAAATGATGGTGGCCAGTGTCCAGGGTGACAGCATCGATGTGAATGCCATGAACGGTGTCATGGTCGATGAAGCCACTGTGGTGAATGCCGATATCGAGGCTGACAACGGTGTTATTCACGTGATTGATACCGTGATCATGCCGGGCATGTGA